DNA sequence from the Streptomyces sp. CA-210063 genome:
GGGGATTCCCGTCTCGTCCAGGAGGGTCAGCCGCGAGGCCCGGGACACCACGAGGTCGACACTCTCACCGGCGGCGAGGAGCGCGCGCAGCACGGCCGCGGCGTATGGGGTGCCGGATGCGCCGGACACCCCTACGATCCAAGGCGTACGCGGCGTCTCTCCTGGCTTGACTGGGTTCACGAGACCGAGCCTATCCGGCGTCGCGGGGCGGGAACCGGTCAAGGGGGCACGGCCGTTTCCCTGAGGGGACGAGTCGAGTCGGGGGTTCGAGATGGCTGGTGGAGTGCGTGGGGCGCTGAGCCCGCAGCGGGAGTGGTCGCGGGGGGACCGGGTGAGGGCCGCCGCCAAGCTGATGGTGGGCTGGGTGGCGCTGCTGTGGATCCTCGAAGTGATCGATGTGGCGAGCGGTCACGCGCTGGACGACTTCGGCATCATGCCGCGCTCGGTGCCCGAGCTGGTCGATGTCGTGCCCGCCGCGTTCCTCCACTTCGGCTTCGGCCATGTCGCGGCGAACAGCGTGCCGCTGCTGGTGCTGGGGTTCCTCTCGGCGCTCGGGGGGCTGCGCCGCTTCGCCGCGGTCTGTGCGCTGATCATCGTCGCGGACGGGCTGGGGGTCTGGCTGATATCCCCGGCCCACACCAACACGGCGGGCGCCTCCGGCGTCGTCTTCGGTCTCTTCGGCTTCCTGGTCGTCAGCGGGTTCGTCGAGC
Encoded proteins:
- a CDS encoding rhomboid family intramembrane serine protease, with the translated sequence MAGGVRGALSPQREWSRGDRVRAAAKLMVGWVALLWILEVIDVASGHALDDFGIMPRSVPELVDVVPAAFLHFGFGHVAANSVPLLVLGFLSALGGLRRFAAVCALIIVADGLGVWLISPAHTNTAGASGVVFGLFGFLVVSGFVERRLWGVAVGVLVAAVWGGSILGGIAPTEAGISWQGHLIGLVTGVVAAFLFRRRRQAVAA